The genomic interval ACTCTGGTCATTAAGAATCCGTCAGCGAATAGGAATAGTACATGTATCTAATAACAAAGATTGATATCGCAAGATCATAATAGCAAGCTAATGTGTTTTTAGTCTGTATCGTATTGTATTTGTTACCACAGTAATGCAATACCCTGATATCAAAAAGAAAAGTATActaataaacaatacatatgaTTTTCTGAACAAATATCACAGCTGTTATACGATTGACAACAACAAAGATCATGCGAATTACTGATTGCGAGTGAGAGATATGTACATTCAAATAATCACATTCATGTCAGATCAATATTATTATAAGCtacgttctaggaaaactgggcctaatgcatgtgcgtaaagtgccatcccagattaacatgtgctgtACGAACAAGCTAATAGAGGATGGCactgtccgcctaaactggatttttgttaagaagagacttcccgTGAACGAAAAATTCCCTAAAATCtgaaagtttcgtctctgattagcctgtgcggacagtcAATTCTTGAATAACGTTTTACGAGGatgcgttaagccctgttttcccagaacaagactctAATGCTCTCTTCGCACACTACGCCTTAGAGATCTTAATCTTGGAGAGGCAGCCACCACAGGCTTCGCAGACCGGGCTGCAGCAGCAATCGACTATGATGTGGAACACCTTCCGGAAGCAGCCAACGCAGATACTGAAGTCTCGCATGCAGGGCGTGTAGATCCAGACGTGCAGTGAAGGCGATCATCGCGAAGTCGCAACCCCAGCCGAGCGCGATGCagatgccacagaatgtggtgAGGAGTTTGTAGCAGAGCCCCTTGCCGCACTCAAAGCAGGTGTATGCCATCTTCCAGATGCAGTTGATGGAGTGTGCGCCTTCTGGTTCACCGAGAACATCCTCGAACGCCACCTATTATTATTCCGAACAAAGTTTTTAAGTTTCTGAATAAAGTACAGAGCCGCGATTCATCTATAATaaagtacatgtacaatgtatatgtACAAACGTTGTGCTTCGTATGGTCGATATtcgataaacaaatacaaaaagtcATGTCCTCTACATTTAAcacttgtttaaaaattattgcaattttaatatAATTCGTTATTATGGCAAAATTGTAATTGTGACCTTtatgtgtgactttgacctttgagttATGGAAACAGGTATaacacgcgacacaccgtctccTCATGGTTGTTATTTGtggtcgcgttctgagaaaactgggcataatgcatgtgcgtaaggtgtcgtcccagattagcctgtgcagtccgcacaggctaatcagggaggacacattccgcttttatggtatttttagtttcaatgaagtctctccttaccttaaatcaagtttaggcggaaagtgtcgtccctgattagcatgtgcggactgcacaggctaatatgggatgacattttacgcacatgcataagcccAGTATTCTGAGAATAAGGCTCAAACTTTAAAATTGCACGATGAATGATAAAGTTACAGtcagaaaaaatgttttattgcctACTTTGACCTTTGTGCTCCATGTTTGAAATTGACCCTATTGTAGCAAGGAGCCGAGTGTTACACGCGGCATTACGTCTAATAAAAGCGAAtgtttgtgccaatttattttaaaaggcccttttcacgttttgatcaATTgtcacaattgaaaaaaattgtttccgattggcaaaatttcgttgtagttatgatatttgtgaagaaacacgaaacagtaatactgaacgaccatgctctaaaatatacattatatgcatcttttgacgatttaaaaccctgaacattataaagcattgcaacgcgaaacgattgaatgattttgAGTGTTCTgtggttgtcgttatattttgtgacactttgaggattgcttatataaagtataaaaacatcattgtatgagcatggatggccgagtggtctaagcgttagattTTTACGTCAggggttcgaacccagttgagggttacttttgctctctttctttaattgtgttcttatttttcactggagcattttagatccaatgtttacatttatcaatataacacatttaatgacaaatatcagtacatgccaaaatctgtgaaaaggtccttttaaacTCCATAAATGGCAATATTGCAGCTGTGACAGGAATTTTCTTTATGGGTAACtccaaaaaaatgcattttgggCTTTGGACACTTTTTAACTTGATCTTCGTATTATACTATTGAATATTTTCAGAAATTCGGTGACGATAAAATGACAACTGATTGAGTTAGAGACAAAAATGTGCGGACAGACTGACTGAGAGACAGACAGTGCTGAAACAATGTTTCGCCCTCTGGGGTATTACAAATGGATTCGAACCGACAAAAAAGAATTGTCACATTTCTTTTGCTGCAAGTTTCAGTTTAGGACAGCTAGTGATGACTGTGGTGTTATCCGTTATGGACATTTTATGTACCTATTGTTTTCGAACACTAAACTTCTTTAAACGACACGAGCATCAATGACTTACCTGATAATAGAAATCTGTCTTTGCGACCTTTGTACTAAATAATCTTTGATTAAAATCACGATGTATTTcataactgattttttttatttgaaattaacatgtttaaaGATGTGCCGCGATCGGTTTCATGGGTTTTAATACATGTGAGTAAAacgtcgttccagattagcctgtgcagtctgcacaggctaatcatcgacgatactttctgcttttatggaattttcgacTCTGCTTGACGAATATCCAGTTTAGACgcaaagtggcgtccctgataagcctgtgcagtcaacactttacgaacatgcatttatCCCCCGTTtatcagagcgcggctcatttataaaaaaaaaagaatcgaCTCTTGAAAAGTTGATCAGATTCACTATAGTGAAACGGTTATGACTTCTATTGAAATCATATAAGTGTCCGTCGTTCGTTAACGTATTCATGTTACGCGACCAGCGTAACTCCAGATCAGCATGTGCAACCGCGCGATCTGGCCAGGAGCTACGCAGTCTTGtgtaaagtcacacaaggttttgttGTCTGTTGAGCGGACAGGGTtgctcctgatcagactgcacagTTGAATATGGCTTAAGACACATTTATGCATGAGGCTGGGAATATGATAATGCAAACAAAGCGTGCTATTATGCAAACAAATATGTGATAACCCAAATTAAGAATTTCTGTGCCAACCATTGTGTGTGAACGAAAAAATATCCTCATCGTGCAATTTAACAAAGTATGTCTTTGCgagtaaaaagcaatttttaagtatagcaaatacaaataaaagggCTTTGTGACCTTAATTTGAATTGTACGTGTAATAACGCGATTCTGACAATCGCGTCAACATAGAAAGTTTCATAAACACGCTTATGCGCTTTAACGGCGTTCTTACGCTTTATGATTCATATTAACATTGTTTAAATCGTTACAAATATTTAAGAGTGTCAATCCCCGCGTACACATTCCTTACATTCTTTGTATTAATCCGTCATTTGTAGTACACCGCGTTTTGCGGGCAATTATGAAATTCTTATTAGCCGTTCTACGCTTACTTATGCACGAATTATACTTATAGTTATACGGATATATAAATTTAATACTTATTGCCTTTACATAAAACACCATCATTATATGTAAAGTATATGTTAATATACTCAATATGATCCATATAGGATCTCGTAATTACTTGACCGTCCATATATACCATTGTGTGAAGTAGTTTTTGGTGTAATGGAATTAACAACTGCTAAGAAGTTcactattaaaaataaataaagttgatAAACTTTTGTAAATAAAACCTTTTTCATAGTATGAAGATAACGTGCTCGAAACTTAAAAAGAAATACATAATCtgtcaaaatattattgaaataccggtatgtaaaatgaatatatatatatatatataccttcaAATGATCGTTTATATCATTTGGATCCCTATTTTCCATGTCTAAATTTTGTGCCATTTTTCGTCCTAAGTCAAGAAATCAAGAAAATCAAGTCAACGGTGCTACTTTTGCACAACTATGTTTCGTCCCGCCAGGATGCTGTGCGTCTTTTATACCATTTGTCCGTTGCTATGTGCGATGTTCCATTGTCTGTTCACACTTCGACGTTCGTTATTAataatttttctttcatttaataaaatacaatatttgataTGCTCAAAGAAAGCCATGAGTGAATAGTTTCACAGCTTCCGTTTTCCAGAATTCAATGGGGATGAACAGCTATTAGGTGTTGTACACAAAGGAGAGGTCGATATTAAGTTGATACAACCAGAGAAGCGGCGCGATTGAAAGCAGTGTACTGGCCGGTAacatttgtaaaacttaattcAATTGTGTTTCATTgttattgcaatattgaaaaaaatatgaatacataTTAAATCGTAAAATTCAAGAGCAAGACTACATTATTTCAGATTATGTGTGATTAGTGTTCAATTGAAAGAACACTTTGTACATTTTCAAGAGTTTCATGGCGGCACATTGTGCCGAGTTTTAACGACCGGCATCAGGGATAAAAGACgtacatttaaattaatatcacTGCAAAGAGAAAACACACCCTAAGCTGATTCATCTTTTTaatcaaaatacatttattgaaacGAAATGAAGAATAAAATTAAGACGTATGAAATAATTAAAAGGATACGTTTCATGTTATGTAAAAGATACAGGAAAATAAATAGTACAGAGTTTTATCAAGAATATCACATTCATGGTTTTGCAGAGTATAATATCacagtatttaacaaaaaaaaaacgtttcgcATCTGAAGCAAGTTAAACTAGAATATATGGACAACCGTTGATCTCTCAGAATCAACAGTTACTATGATGTTCATTGACCGACGTAATAGTTGTTTGTTATATTGGTCCCTTGTTCCCTTCCGTATCTAGATGCACAGATTTTCCTGCCCATCATACCGCTAGCGTTATCCTTGTTACGACTTCTGAACCTTGATTTTGCTGAACATCATGCCACATGCCTCGCAAACAGGGCCAGCAGCAGCACATGAT from Dreissena polymorpha isolate Duluth1 chromosome 1, UMN_Dpol_1.0, whole genome shotgun sequence carries:
- the LOC127857842 gene encoding LOW QUALITY PROTEIN: caveolin-1-like (The sequence of the model RefSeq protein was modified relative to this genomic sequence to represent the inferred CDS: deleted 1 base in 1 codon) codes for the protein MAQNLDMENRDPNDINDHLKVAFEDVLGEPEGAHSINCIWKMAYTCFECGKGLCYKLLTTFCGICIALGWGCDFAMIAFLHVWIYTPCMRDFSICVGCFRKVFHIIVDCCCSPVCEACGGCLSKIKISKA